A part of Cotesia glomerata isolate CgM1 linkage group LG4, MPM_Cglom_v2.3, whole genome shotgun sequence genomic DNA contains:
- the LOC123264023 gene encoding uncharacterized protein LOC123264023 produces the protein MSKIEYYFIALLMRRAIYLDHEKKFKENYLLDKSESFFLSLLNFWSFKTISYPSGSHKASSFVENPRSTSPSAILDSDPESVCDTSNFSVPQGIFVYDSSEEYCESDTLEDSDTELSDDFADSDDDSNNYVEGEMNVNLETTFNDNQNTCIDEARQLSNTIR, from the exons atGTCGAAAATAGAGTACTACTTCATCGCTttgcttatgaggcgtgcaatttaCCTCGATCATGAAAAGAAGTTCAAGGagaattatttacttgataaaAGTGAATCGTTTTTTCTGTccctattaaatttttggagtttcAAAACCATT TCTTATCCTAGTGGTTCACATAAAGCATCAAGTTTCGTTGAGAATCCAAGATCAACATCTCCCTCAGCCATCCTTGATTCTGATCCAGAAAGCGTTTGTGATACTAGCAATTTTTCCGTGCCTCAAGGAattttc GTATACGATTCAAGTGAAGAGTACTGTGAATCTGATACCCTCGAGGACAGTGATACAGAACTATCAGATGACTTCGCGGATAGTGATGATGACTCGAATAATTATGTTGAAGGAGAAATGAACGTGAATTTAGAAACAACTTTCAATGATAATCAGAATACATGCATTGATGAAGCTCGGCAACTTTCCAATACcatcaggtaa
- the LOC123262435 gene encoding LOW QUALITY PROTEIN: coatomer subunit alpha-like (The sequence of the model RefSeq protein was modified relative to this genomic sequence to represent the inferred CDS: inserted 4 bases in 2 codons; substituted 7 bases at 7 genomic stop codons) translates to MSYSQAENVVLICTRVPSNIENSTYDLYMTPKDGDFSSDPETERASGVTAIWVARNRFAVLDRRYSLVITNLKNEVMKNVQISNCDEIFYAGTGMLLFRDSAQVILFDVQQKRQLAEIRISKYRYVIWSNDMSHVALLLNYILNIFNRKLESLCLISENTRVKSGAXDDSGVFIYTTRNYTIYAINSRDHKIIRTLDLPIYATXVKGNQFYCXDRKCRPKILXIDLTEYKLKLVLINRKYEEVLHMVRTANLVGQSIIAYLXQKSYPEMALYFVKYEKTRFGLALECGNIEVTLEAARTLDQKSCWGVENGESGENGKEGGAEWKVEDVDLSPKLETNIAVADDGYFATLTKGVPPSHHXVNNSQLAVDNILAGSSETACRLFHDQVGVTEFQAYQAHFLNTFARSRTSLSNIPSLNGFPLRNWKITTPKTELLAVDLQLTELVXRLQVCYQLTTDGKFIESIEKLQPILLSIPLLDVDTRQDIAEAQQLIQIYHEYILNLKMERERKNAPKLTLTEQKRVCEMTAYFTHYNLQXVHQISTLRTAVNLFFKLKNFKTTASLARQFLELGSRAEVAQKVRKILQACDKNPVDEHQLLYDEYNPFXLCAST, encoded by the exons ATGTCGTACAGCCAGGCtgaaaatgttgttttaatttgTACCAGAGTTCCTTCCAACATTGAGAACAGCACGTATGACTTGTACATGACTCCCAAGGATGGAGACTTTAGTTCTGATCCCGAGACTGAGAGAGCTTCTGGTGTCACTGCTATCTGGGTGGCGAGAAACCGTTTTGCTGTTCTAGATCGAAGATACTCGTTGGTGATTACAAATCTTAAAAACGAAGTTATGAAAAACGTCCAGATTTCCAACTGTGACGAAATATTCTACGCTGGAACTGGCATGCTATTGTTTCGTGACTCAGCCCAGGTCATACTATTCGACGTTCAGCAGAAACGCCAGCTCGCAGAGATTAGAATCTCCAAATATCGATACGTAATATGGTCAAATGACATGTCACACGTCGCCttactattaaattatattttaaatatcttcaATCGTAAATTGGAATCTCTCTGCTTGATTTCTGAGAACACGAGAGTCAAGTCCGGAGCCTGAGACGACTCGggagtttttatttacacGACGAGAAACTATACTATATACGCGATTAACTCTCGCGACCACAAAATAATCCGAACGCTGGACTTGCCGATTTATGCAACGTGAGTCAAGGGTAACCAATTCTACTG TGACCGAAAATGTAGACCTAAAATCTTGTGAATCGACCTTACTGAGTATAAACTCAAGCTTGTTTTGATTAATAGAAAGTATGAGGAAGTTTTGCATATGGTAAGAACTGCTAATTTAGTTGGACAATCCATTATAGCGTACTTATAACAAAAAAGCTACCCAGAAATGGCTCTTTACTTTGTAAAATACGAAAAAACTCGTTTTGGACTTGCTTTGGAGTGCGGAAACATCGAAGTCACTCTCGAAGCCGCTAGAACTTTAGATCAAAAATCTTGCTGGGGTGTTGAGAATGGTGAAAGTGGAGAAAACGGTAAAGAAGGTGGTGCTGAATGGAAAGTTGAGGACGTCGATTTATCTCCGAAATTGGAGACCAACATCGCTGTTGCTGATGACGGATACTTTGCAACTCTTACGAAGGGAGTTCCACCGTCTCATCACTAGGTGAACAATTCTCAGCTGGCCGTAGACAACATCCTCGCCGGGTCCTCCGAAACTGCTTGCCGTCTTTTTCATGACCAAGTTGGTGTTACTGAGTTTCAAGCTTATCAAGCTCACTTCCTCAACACTTTCGCGAGATCCAGAACTAGTCTGTCGAATATTCCTTCACTAAATGGATTCCCGCTGCGTAACTGGAAGATCACTACGCCTAAAACTGAGCTCCTTGCTGTTGACCTTCAATTGACGGAGTTGGTCTAACGCTTGCAAGTTTGCTACCAGCTGACAACCGACGGTAAATTCATAGAAtctattgaaaaattgcaaCCTATCCTTCTGAGCATTCCTTTGTTGGATGTTGACACCAGACAGGACATTGCTGAAGCTCAGCAACTGATACAAATTTACCATGAGTACATTCTTAATCTGAAAATGGAGAGAGAGCGTAAAAATGCTCCTAAATTAACACTCACCGAGCAAAAACGAGTTTGCGAGATGACTGCGTACTTCACCCACTACAATCTTCA CGTCCATCAAATTTCGACCCTAAGAACAGCTGTTAATTTATTCTTCAAactaaagaattttaaaaccaCTGCTTCGCTCGCCAGACAGTTTCTCGAATTAGGATCAAGAGCTGAAGTTGCTCAAAAAGTCAGAAAAATTCTTCAGGCTTGTGACAAAAATCCAGTAGATGAACACCAACTGCTGTATGACGAATACAATCCGTTCTGACTATGTGCTTCAACTTAG
- the LOC123264024 gene encoding uncharacterized protein LOC123264024: MYSDDLPPGSMSKSTEQSPTYQHNLSSAYFSHRQPYKPNQEYYNQPMSHKNGSSSVNDRYDLPQYRQQSTVREYAAIADPEFDEIPSELLRNDRSAYEKYQLSPSLIDHSSSTNIRSKRDVDSENLCFDESHVQNRSSRAMSTVSRSPISPLQDKRRKRLRITSSMSSDDGERKIEKISQESARNGSRKPTSKKMTPSDTQLTLRYPDDESAGTSELIPQRGIYVNTQGLKNLKGSTSDLRSFARGLLTLIFTDEAMKTCTLSNSIRGKKKEKGQSGETHSYLDQNGSKVLLEYLDIYRKEQGWKKLDEQTIKQSLRNKLVASRE, from the exons ATGTACTCTGATGATTTACCACCTGGATCAATGAGTAAATCTACAGAACAATCTCCAACATATCAACATAACTTGTCTTCAGCTTATTTTTCTCATCGTCAACCTTACAAaccaaatcaagaatattataACCAACCAATGTCGCACAAAAATGGATCATCATCAGTGAATGATCGTTATGATTTACCCCAATATCGTCAACAATCAACAGTACGTGAATACGCAGCTATCGCCGACCCTGAATTTGATGAGATCCCAtcagaattactccgaaatgaTCGCTCCGCATACGAAAAGTACCAATTATCACCATCGCTTATTGATCACTCTTCCTCAACAAACATACGTTCAAAGAGAGATGTTGATtctgaaaatttatgttttgatGAGTCTCATGTACAAAATCGTTCATCACGGGCTATGTCTACTGTGAGTCGTTCACCGATTTCGCCACTTCAAGATAAACGTCGCAAAC GCTTACGTATAACGAGCTCAATGTCGTCTGATGATGGAGAAcgaaaaattgagaaaatttcaCAGGAATCGGCAAGGAATGGTTCTCGCAAACCTACTTCTAAGAAAATGACGCCATCGGACACTCAATTGACATTGCGCTATCCTGACGACGAATCAGCTGGCACTTCGGAATTAATACCTCAGAGGGGTATCTATGTTAACACTcaaggtttaaaaaatttaaaaggcTCGACCAGCGATTTGAGAAGCTTTGCCAGAGGACTgttaacattaattttcacTGACGAGGCAATGAAAACTTGCACCCTGTCTAACTCTATTAgagggaaaaaaaaagaaaagggtCAAAGTGGCGAAACCCATTCTTATTTAGATCAGAATGGATCGAAAGTTTTGCTGG aataCTTAGATATTTATAGAAAGGAGCAGGGATGGAAGAAGTTGGATGAACAAACCATCAAACAAAGCCTTCGCAACAAACTAGTTGCTAGCAGAGAATAG
- the LOC123262448 gene encoding E3 ubiquitin-protein ligase ariadne-1-like: protein MESDDDYCEDFDVCLEYEDEDGDQVEMEKIETNPDKDSDNNYPYEVLSTDKIVKDMLESIKSIGAIVEIPATTTRILLQHFKWDREKFLDKFYSEDRSQLFKDAQVVDPARQSSLPETVGELTAADIKEDCAICFMPLARNMMTGLECGHRFCEDCWNEYLTTKILEEGECQKIRCPAHKCDILVDDETVMGLIKKSDVKVKYEYLITNSFVQFNRLLKWCPSPGCTNAIKVQYSDFKLVKCSCGYTFCYKCTSKWHEPINCELLKKWMIIFEEDSATSAWIGLNTKDCPNCTTPIEKNGGCNFIHCSKCAFNFCWMCLNNTTDHYCKCNRFENEDGENREGSKKENKSALRKYLHYSERFMNHANSLKFESNLYDAVKEKMFEMQRITNLTWAEVLFLRNAVDTLCRCRTILMYTYAFAYYIVKNNQFNIFEDNQQDLEQATESLSQFLEQDLKNEDLSEIKQKVMNKSYYCENRRKVLVNHVYEGYEKDWWSYLSMH, encoded by the coding sequence ATGGAAAGTGACGACGATTATTGTGAAGACTTTGATGTTTGTTTGGAGTACGAGGACGAGGATGGTGACCAGGTTGAGATGGAAAAAATAGAGACAAACCCGGACAAGGACAGTGACAACAATTATCCTTACGAAGTATTGAGTACTGATAAAATAGTGAAAGACATGCTCGAATCAATAAAGTCAATAGGTGCGATAGTAGAAATACCGGCGACAACCACGCGAATTTTGCTCCAACACTTCAAATGGGAtcgggaaaaatttttggacAAGTTTTACAGTGAAGACCGCAGTCAGCTGTTCAAGGATGCGCAGGTGGTTGACCCAGCGAGACAATCTTCGTTACCCGAAACGGTCGGAGAGTTAACAGCTGCCGATATAAAAGAAGACTGCGCCATTTGCTTCATGCCATTGGCACGAAATATGATGACTGGACTTGAATGTGGGCATCGATTCTGCGAAGACTGCTGGAATGAGTACTTGACCACTAAAATATTGGAAGAAGGTGAGTGCCAAAAAATTAGATGTCCGGCTCATAAATGCGATATACTTGTTGATGATGAAACTGTAATGggattgattaaaaaatctgaTGTTAAAGTTAAGTACGAGTATCTGATTACTAATAGTTTCGTCCAGTTTAATAGATTGTTAAAATGGTGCCCGAGTCCAGGGTGTACTAACGCGATAAAAGTTCAATACTCCGATTTTAAATTGGTAAAATGTAGTTGCGGGTATACGTTTTGTTACAAGTGTACTAGCAAGTGGCACGAACCAATAAATTGTGAGTTACTGAAGAAATGGATGATCATATTTGAGGAAGATTCAGCAACATCTGCATGGATTGGACTGAACACTAAAGATTGCCCTAACTGCACGACGCCTATTGAGAAAAATGGCGGATGCAATTTTATACACTGCTCAAAATGTGCGTTTAATTTCTGTTGGATGTGCTTAAATAATACTACTGACCATTATTGTAAGTGCAATCGTTTCGAAAATGAAGACGGTGAAAATCGTGAGGGttctaaaaaagaaaataaatcgGCGTTACGTAAATATCTTCATTATTCTGAGCGGTTCATGAATCATGCAAACTCCCTTAAGTTTGAAAGCAATTTGTATGATGCTGTTAaggaaaaaatgtttgaaatgCAGAGAATAACTAATTTGACTTGGGCCGAGGTCTTGTTTTTAAGGAATGCTGTTGATACTCTCTGTCGATGCAGAACTATTCTCATGTATACTTACGCGTTTGCGTATTATATTGTCAAAAACAACCAGTTTAACATCTTTGAAGATAATCAGCAGGATCTAGAACAAGCTACTGAATCTCTGTCTCAGTTTTTGGAGCAGGACCTTAAAAATGAAGATCTTAGTGAAATAAAGCAGAAAGTTATGAACAAATCTTATTACTGCGAAAACAGAAGAAAAGTGCTGGTCAATCATGTCTATGAAGGTTATGAAAAAGATTGGTGGTCTTACTTGAGTATGCactga